A window of the Bacteroides thetaiotaomicron VPI-5482 genome harbors these coding sequences:
- a CDS encoding SusC/RagA family TonB-linked outer membrane protein, producing the protein MKKNRRKILSGSRKILFAILAVFFSLSASAQQFTASGQVLDAQKEPLIGVSVQEKGTTNGAITDLDGNFTLTVQSNATLIFSYVGYKSQEQKASRQMKVTLQEDNEVLEEVVVIGYGSVKRKDVTTAISTVSTKDLDVRPIVSAGQAIQGKAAGISVIQPSGTPGGEMSIRVRGTTSMNGSNDPLYVVDGVPVDNIKFLSPNDIESMQILKDASSASIYGSRAANGVILITTKAGATGKAKVSLTAQFGLNKVADKVESLNAAQYKELQDEIGLVSLPDGLPDRTDWFDETYKTGKMQNYQVAVSNGNEKMKYYLSAGYLDEKGILDISYYKRYNFRVNLENQIRSWLTVSANISYSDYTSNGGGAMGTGANRGGVVLAVINTPTYAPIWDALNPNQYYNNFYGVGNITNPLENMARAKNNKDKENRLLASGNVLLTLLPELKFKSTLTLDRRNAVNTTFLDPISTAWGRNQYGEASDNRNMNTVLTFDNVFTYNKNFKRHGLEVMAGSSWTDSDYSNSWINGSHYRNDLIQTLNAANKIAWDNTGTGASQWGIMSFFGRVAYNFDSKYLLTANLRADGSSKLHPDHRWGVFPSFSAAWRVSSEKFMADLTWIDDFKIRGGWGQTGNQSGIGDYAYLQRYNIGRIEWFKVAAEGDTTDYANAVPTISQANLRTSDLTWETTTQTNIGLDLTVLNGRLTFNMDYYYKKTKNMLMNVSLPAGAAAATSIARNEGEMTNKGFELTISSKNFRGGAFTWDTDFNISFNRNKLTKLELQKVYYDAKTADVVNDYVVRNEPGRALGGFYGYISDGVDPETGELMYRDLSGDGKISTSDRTYIGDPNPDFTYGLTNTFSWKGFNLSVFIQGSYGNDIFNASRIETEGMYDGKNQSTKVLNRWKIPGQITNVPKANFKLLNSTYFIEDGSYLRLKDVSLSYNFKGKLLQKWGITRLQPYFTATNLLTWTSYSGMDPEVNQWGNSGTVQGIDWGTYPHSRSYVFGINVEF; encoded by the coding sequence ATGAAAAAGAACAGGCGAAAAATCCTTTCGGGGAGTCGCAAGATTCTCTTTGCTATCTTAGCAGTATTTTTTTCTCTGAGTGCATCCGCACAACAATTTACTGCATCCGGTCAGGTGCTGGATGCACAGAAAGAACCGCTTATCGGTGTAAGTGTACAGGAAAAGGGGACAACTAACGGAGCGATAACTGATTTAGACGGTAACTTTACATTGACGGTCCAGTCCAATGCTACTTTAATATTCTCTTATGTAGGATATAAATCGCAGGAACAGAAAGCATCCCGACAGATGAAAGTTACACTTCAGGAAGACAATGAAGTACTTGAAGAAGTAGTTGTGATCGGCTATGGTTCGGTAAAACGTAAAGATGTTACGACAGCCATTTCCACTGTGTCTACTAAAGATCTTGATGTACGTCCCATCGTTTCTGCCGGACAGGCTATTCAGGGTAAGGCAGCCGGTATCTCCGTAATTCAGCCTAGCGGTACGCCGGGAGGAGAGATGTCTATCCGTGTGCGTGGTACTACTTCTATGAACGGAAGTAACGATCCGCTATATGTAGTGGATGGTGTTCCTGTGGATAACATTAAGTTTTTATCTCCGAATGATATTGAAAGCATGCAGATTCTGAAAGATGCCTCTTCGGCTTCTATTTATGGTTCGCGTGCTGCCAATGGTGTAATTCTGATTACAACAAAGGCCGGAGCGACCGGAAAGGCAAAAGTATCTCTGACAGCACAGTTTGGCTTGAACAAGGTGGCGGATAAGGTAGAATCTCTGAATGCTGCGCAGTATAAAGAGTTACAGGATGAAATCGGACTGGTATCCTTGCCTGATGGACTGCCCGACCGTACTGATTGGTTTGACGAAACATATAAGACCGGAAAGATGCAAAACTATCAGGTAGCAGTATCTAACGGTAATGAAAAGATGAAATACTATCTTTCTGCCGGATATCTCGATGAAAAGGGAATACTGGATATCTCTTATTACAAGCGTTATAATTTCCGGGTGAATCTTGAAAATCAGATTCGTAGCTGGTTGACAGTAAGTGCTAATATCTCCTACTCGGACTATACCAGTAACGGAGGGGGAGCGATGGGAACAGGAGCGAATCGCGGTGGCGTTGTATTGGCTGTTATCAATACGCCGACATATGCTCCGATCTGGGATGCTTTAAATCCGAACCAGTATTACAATAACTTCTATGGAGTTGGAAATATCACCAACCCGTTGGAGAACATGGCACGTGCGAAGAATAATAAAGATAAGGAAAACCGTTTGCTGGCATCGGGCAACGTGTTGCTTACCTTGCTGCCGGAGTTGAAGTTTAAATCAACTCTAACACTTGACCGTCGCAATGCTGTAAATACTACTTTTCTTGATCCGATTTCTACTGCTTGGGGACGTAACCAGTATGGTGAAGCCTCCGACAACCGGAATATGAATACGGTATTGACATTCGACAATGTATTTACTTACAATAAGAACTTCAAGAGACATGGTCTGGAGGTAATGGCAGGGTCATCGTGGACGGATTCAGACTACTCTAACAGTTGGATAAACGGTTCACACTACCGCAATGATCTGATACAGACCTTGAATGCCGCGAACAAAATTGCCTGGGATAATACCGGTACAGGTGCTTCTCAATGGGGAATTATGTCATTTTTCGGACGTGTAGCTTACAATTTTGATAGTAAGTACCTGTTGACGGCTAACCTGCGTGCCGACGGTTCTTCTAAGTTGCATCCTGATCATCGTTGGGGGGTATTCCCATCGTTCTCAGCTGCCTGGCGTGTATCTTCCGAGAAGTTTATGGCTGATCTGACGTGGATTGATGACTTTAAAATACGTGGAGGCTGGGGACAGACAGGTAATCAGTCTGGTATTGGTGACTATGCTTATTTGCAACGTTATAATATCGGTCGTATTGAATGGTTTAAGGTAGCGGCTGAAGGTGATACAACAGATTATGCGAATGCGGTACCGACTATCAGCCAGGCCAATTTACGTACGTCTGACCTTACTTGGGAAACGACTACTCAGACCAATATTGGTCTGGACCTGACAGTATTGAATGGACGTTTGACTTTTAACATGGACTACTATTACAAGAAGACCAAGAACATGCTGATGAACGTATCACTGCCTGCCGGTGCTGCTGCAGCTACTTCTATCGCCCGTAATGAAGGTGAAATGACTAATAAAGGTTTTGAGCTTACCATTAGTTCGAAGAACTTCCGGGGGGGAGCATTTACCTGGGATACGGACTTCAATATTTCCTTCAACCGGAACAAATTGACGAAACTTGAATTGCAGAAAGTGTACTATGATGCCAAAACTGCGGATGTAGTCAACGATTATGTAGTGCGTAATGAGCCGGGACGTGCTTTAGGAGGCTTTTACGGATATATCAGTGACGGTGTAGATCCTGAGACAGGTGAATTAATGTATCGTGACCTGAGTGGTGATGGTAAAATCTCGACTTCCGACCGTACTTATATCGGCGACCCGAATCCGGACTTTACTTATGGTCTGACCAACACTTTCTCATGGAAAGGATTTAATTTGAGTGTGTTTATCCAAGGCTCTTACGGAAATGATATCTTCAATGCTTCCCGTATAGAAACAGAAGGGATGTACGATGGAAAGAATCAGTCTACCAAAGTACTGAACCGCTGGAAGATACCCGGACAGATAACCAATGTGCCGAAAGCTAATTTCAAGTTGCTGAACTCTACTTACTTTATTGAAGATGGCAGTTACCTGAGATTGAAAGACGTTTCCTTGTCGTACAACTTTAAGGGCAAATTACTGCAGAAATGGGGAATCACCCGTCTGCAACCTTACTTTACCGCTACCAATCTGCTGACATGGACAAGCTACTCCGGCATGGACCCGGAAGTAAACCAATGGGGCAACAGCGGTACGGTGCAAGGCATCGACTGGGGTACATACCCGCATTCTAGATCATACGTGTTTGGTATTAATGTTGAATTCTAA
- a CDS encoding glycoside hydrolase family 30 protein translates to MINMRNIALTFLGCFTILAACSNSDDAEKPVVPVPTGDVAIYTTTSSLTRDLTRDAVNFSPKDNLAPTTITLNPAEQYQTMDGFGAAITGSTCYNLLLMKPADRHAFLTETFSDKDGFGFSYIRISIGCSDFSLSEYTCCDTKGIENFALQSEEKDYILPILKEILAINPSIKVIAAPWTCPKWMKVKSLTDRTPLDSWTNGQLNPDYYQDYATYFVKWIQAFKAEGIDIYAVTPQNEPLNRGNSASLYMEWEEQRDFVKTALGPQMKAAGLSTKIYAFDHNYNYDNIESQKNYPGKIYEDAAASQYLAGAAYHNYGGNREELLNIHQAYPEKELLFTETSIGTWNSGRDLSKRLMEDMEEVALGTINNWCKGVIVWNLMLDNDRGPNREGGCQTCYGAVDINNSDYKTIIRNSHYYIIAHLSSVVKPGAVRIATTGYTDNGITCSAFENTDGTYAFVLINNNEKSKKITVSDGQRHFAYDVPGKSVTSYRWAKSK, encoded by the coding sequence ATGATAAACATGAGAAATATAGCACTGACCTTTTTAGGATGCTTCACCATATTAGCGGCTTGTAGCAATAGTGATGATGCGGAAAAACCGGTAGTACCTGTCCCCACCGGAGATGTAGCCATTTATACGACAACCAGCAGTCTGACCCGTGATTTGACCCGTGATGCGGTTAACTTCAGCCCGAAAGACAATTTGGCTCCAACCACAATAACTTTGAATCCTGCGGAACAGTACCAGACGATGGATGGTTTCGGAGCAGCTATCACAGGTTCTACCTGTTACAACCTGTTACTGATGAAACCGGCTGACCGTCATGCTTTCCTGACGGAAACATTCTCCGATAAAGATGGTTTCGGATTCAGTTACATCCGTATTTCCATCGGTTGTTCGGACTTCTCGTTAAGCGAATATACCTGCTGTGATACGAAAGGGATCGAAAACTTTGCTTTGCAGAGCGAAGAAAAGGACTATATCCTTCCGATCCTGAAAGAGATTCTGGCCATTAACCCTTCTATCAAGGTAATTGCCGCTCCTTGGACCTGTCCGAAATGGATGAAAGTGAAAAGCCTGACAGACCGTACACCATTGGATTCGTGGACGAACGGACAATTGAACCCGGATTATTATCAGGATTATGCTACTTATTTTGTGAAATGGATACAGGCATTTAAAGCCGAAGGCATTGACATTTATGCAGTAACTCCGCAAAATGAACCTTTGAACCGTGGCAACTCCGCTTCGCTCTATATGGAATGGGAAGAACAAAGAGACTTCGTGAAAACAGCGCTCGGTCCTCAGATGAAAGCTGCCGGACTGTCTACCAAGATTTATGCTTTCGACCATAACTACAATTATGACAATATCGAATCGCAGAAGAACTATCCGGGCAAGATTTACGAAGATGCTGCTGCTTCTCAGTATCTGGCAGGTGCTGCTTACCATAACTATGGCGGCAACCGTGAAGAATTGCTGAATATACATCAGGCATATCCTGAGAAAGAACTTCTGTTTACAGAAACTTCTATCGGCACATGGAACAGCGGACGTGACTTGTCGAAGCGTCTGATGGAAGATATGGAAGAGGTAGCATTGGGAACAATCAATAATTGGTGTAAGGGCGTAATTGTCTGGAATCTGATGCTCGATAACGACCGTGGTCCGAATCGTGAAGGTGGTTGTCAGACTTGCTATGGTGCGGTAGATATCAATAACAGTGATTATAAGACAATCATACGTAACTCTCACTACTATATCATTGCTCATCTTTCAAGTGTTGTGAAGCCGGGAGCTGTGCGTATCGCCACTACCGGTTATACGGACAACGGTATTACCTGTTCTGCTTTCGAAAATACGGACGGAACGTATGCCTTTGTTCTGATAAACAACAATGAGAAGTCGAAGAAGATAACTGTCAGCGACGGCCAACGTCATTTTGCTTATGACGTTCCCGGTAAATCAGTAACTTCATACCGTTGGGCAAAGTCAAAGTAA
- a CDS encoding DUF6377 domain-containing protein, protein MKNKCLLLLLFASFPIFSWADETLDSLLHVLDQAILAHDTYVVQRESRIRHLKELAGDVAPNSIERYNLNNQIYKEYKAFICDSAIYYLNENVRIAGNLGDTDREIESKLQLSLLLSSTGMYTESIDVLKSVDRQKVTSHLILDYYTCFDHVYGEMGFYTQDQTLSAYYREISSAYKDSLYAILSPQSEEFMVMRETLFRDRHKYDEALEINDRRLMAAEPDTPQYALVTYHRSLIYKYLGDKIREKQNLCLSAISDIRSAIKDHASLWMLAQLLYENGDMERAYQYMRFSWNATKFYNARLRSWQSADVLSLIDKTYQAMIEKQNDRLQQYLVLITALLVLLIGALGYIYRQMKKLAVARNHLQTANHQLNQLNEELQQMNACLTSTNAELSESNQIKEEYIARFIKLCSTYINRLDAYRRMVNKKVSAGQIAELLKITRSQDALDEELEELYANFDTAFLHLFPDFVKKFNALLQDNEQIILKKDELLNTELRIFALIRLGIEDSSQIAEFLRYSVNTIYNYRAKVKNKARGSREDFEDLVRKIR, encoded by the coding sequence ATGAAAAATAAATGTTTGCTGTTGTTGCTGTTTGCTTCTTTTCCGATTTTCTCATGGGCTGATGAAACTCTTGATTCACTATTGCATGTCCTTGATCAGGCAATCTTGGCACATGACACTTATGTGGTACAGCGCGAATCGCGGATACGGCATCTGAAAGAGCTTGCCGGAGACGTGGCTCCTAATTCCATAGAACGCTATAATCTGAATAATCAGATCTATAAGGAATATAAAGCCTTTATTTGCGATTCCGCTATTTACTATTTAAATGAGAATGTTCGTATCGCGGGTAATCTGGGAGATACTGACCGGGAAATAGAAAGTAAGCTGCAACTTTCTCTTTTGCTTTCTTCTACGGGTATGTATACCGAATCAATTGATGTCCTGAAGTCAGTAGACCGACAGAAGGTAACTTCACATCTGATACTTGATTATTATACATGTTTCGATCATGTGTATGGTGAGATGGGATTTTATACACAAGATCAGACGTTATCTGCTTATTATCGGGAAATATCGTCAGCATATAAAGATTCATTATATGCGATATTATCTCCTCAATCGGAAGAATTTATGGTCATGCGCGAAACGTTGTTTCGTGACCGGCACAAGTATGATGAGGCCTTGGAGATAAACGACCGTCGTCTGATGGCAGCAGAGCCCGATACGCCTCAATATGCACTTGTAACTTACCATCGCTCACTTATTTATAAATATCTTGGAGATAAAATAAGAGAGAAACAGAATCTTTGCCTTTCTGCTATCTCTGATATTCGTTCTGCTATTAAAGATCATGCTTCTTTGTGGATGTTGGCTCAGTTGCTCTATGAGAATGGCGATATGGAGAGAGCTTACCAATATATGCGTTTCTCGTGGAATGCTACCAAATTCTATAATGCTCGTCTTCGAAGTTGGCAGAGTGCCGATGTGCTTTCTTTGATTGATAAAACTTATCAGGCGATGATTGAGAAACAGAACGACCGCCTTCAGCAGTATTTAGTGCTGATTACGGCATTGCTGGTGCTGCTGATTGGTGCGTTGGGCTATATATACCGGCAGATGAAGAAATTGGCTGTTGCAAGGAATCATCTGCAGACAGCCAATCATCAATTGAATCAATTGAATGAAGAATTACAGCAAATGAATGCCTGTTTGACATCTACCAATGCAGAACTGTCTGAATCTAACCAGATTAAGGAAGAATATATTGCCCGTTTTATTAAACTCTGCTCTACTTATATCAATCGGCTCGATGCATATCGTCGTATGGTAAATAAGAAAGTATCTGCTGGTCAGATAGCAGAATTACTTAAAATCACCCGCTCACAGGATGCCCTTGATGAGGAATTGGAAGAACTATATGCCAACTTTGATACTGCTTTCCTGCATTTATTTCCCGATTTTGTGAAGAAGTTCAATGCATTGTTGCAAGACAATGAACAAATCATTCTGAAGAAAGATGAATTATTGAATACCGAACTGAGAATTTTTGCATTAATACGTCTTGGTATTGAAGATAGTTCACAAATAGCAGAGTTTCTCCGTTATTCGGTGAATACAATTTATAATTATCGGGCGAAAGTAAAAAACAAAGCTCGTGGTTCCAGAGAAGATTTCGAAGATTTAGTTCGGAAAATACGTTGA
- a CDS encoding RagB/SusD family nutrient uptake outer membrane protein translates to MKGKTMKLRYIFYGLTSGLLFGLSSCSLNYDPIDTYSDVTEGVTDTGTKVVFKDKAAVESHLTTIYNQMRDRQEHWYVDLLLISDSHADNAYAGTTGAEVLPFENNSIEGSNSVLERDWNRYLEDVARANKLICNIDLVTDNSLTTAERAQYKAEAMIFRAMVMFDMVRLWGDFPVITTVADDITSENIEDVYEQYFPAQNTELEAYQQIEKDLLAAIQHAPDNTAGNKTLFTKSVARTLLAKIYAEKPLRDYSKVIRYCDEVKADGFELVKDFSDLFGMNAAGTDAKARNTKESILEAQFTPGSGNWCTWMFGRDLVNWNNNFTWAKWVTPSRDLINAFKKEGDQIRFQESVVYYDCNWSNYYPSDNYPFMYKCRSANSSIIKYRYADVLLLKAEALIMQDTPDLEAAAKIIDEVRERAGLGELSSSVRKDRDAMITALLNERRLELAFEGQRWFDLVRLDKVEEVMNAVYAKDSGRKSQVYAFDKNSYRLPIPQSVIDANDKIEQNPGY, encoded by the coding sequence ATGAAAGGAAAGACTATGAAACTAAGATATATATTTTATGGACTCACTTCCGGTTTGCTGTTCGGACTTTCTTCCTGCTCACTGAATTACGATCCGATCGATACTTATTCGGATGTGACCGAAGGTGTGACGGATACCGGTACAAAGGTGGTATTTAAAGATAAAGCGGCTGTAGAAAGTCACCTGACGACTATCTATAATCAGATGCGCGATCGTCAGGAACACTGGTATGTGGACTTGTTGCTCATATCAGATTCGCATGCGGATAATGCGTACGCAGGAACTACGGGAGCTGAGGTACTTCCGTTTGAGAACAATTCCATCGAAGGTTCCAACTCTGTGCTCGAACGTGACTGGAACCGTTATCTGGAAGACGTTGCCCGTGCCAATAAATTGATATGTAATATTGACTTGGTGACCGATAACTCTTTGACTACTGCCGAACGTGCGCAGTATAAGGCGGAAGCAATGATATTCCGTGCCATGGTCATGTTCGATATGGTACGTCTGTGGGGGGATTTCCCGGTTATTACAACAGTAGCTGATGATATTACTTCAGAAAATATCGAAGATGTGTATGAACAATATTTCCCGGCACAAAACACAGAACTGGAAGCTTATCAGCAGATAGAGAAAGATTTGCTGGCTGCCATCCAGCATGCGCCGGATAATACGGCAGGCAACAAAACTCTGTTTACAAAATCCGTAGCCCGTACTCTTCTTGCAAAGATCTATGCAGAGAAACCGTTGCGTGACTATTCAAAAGTAATCCGTTACTGTGACGAGGTGAAGGCTGATGGTTTTGAGCTTGTGAAGGACTTTAGCGATTTGTTCGGCATGAATGCTGCCGGAACGGATGCAAAAGCCCGTAATACTAAAGAATCTATACTGGAAGCTCAGTTTACTCCCGGTTCGGGTAACTGGTGTACATGGATGTTCGGACGTGACCTTGTAAACTGGAATAATAACTTCACTTGGGCAAAATGGGTAACTCCGTCACGTGATTTGATCAATGCTTTCAAGAAAGAAGGAGATCAGATTCGCTTTCAGGAATCCGTAGTTTACTATGATTGTAATTGGAGCAACTATTATCCGTCGGACAATTATCCTTTCATGTACAAATGCCGTTCGGCTAATAGCAGCATTATTAAATACCGCTATGCTGATGTGCTGTTATTGAAGGCAGAAGCATTGATCATGCAGGATACGCCGGATCTGGAAGCGGCAGCTAAGATCATCGACGAAGTGCGTGAACGTGCCGGATTGGGCGAATTGTCTTCATCCGTACGTAAAGACCGGGATGCGATGATTACCGCATTGCTCAACGAACGTCGGCTGGAACTGGCATTCGAAGGACAACGCTGGTTTGATCTGGTTCGTCTGGATAAGGTAGAAGAGGTGATGAACGCCGTATATGCGAAAGATTCAGGTCGCAAGTCACAGGTTTACGCCTTTGATAAGAACTCTTATCGCCTGCCTATCCCACAATCGGTAATCGATGCCAATGACAAGATTGAACAGAACCCCGGATATTGA
- a CDS encoding DUF5125 domain-containing protein, translating to MKKSIYITLALAGILSMNSCNDDEFLPGNPSMEIKAENADALFGDSLPFTIKASDVDVPLSTLKAQLFYGEEQVSETVIRTKTSGSDYTGKIYIPYYANIPNGKATLKYILQNIHFTTTEQETELTLARPDFPYLTLVDEEGQEYRMDRQSMYHYSVSGDFSQKMKAYIKTPKVGEHGNELTFGWEDNTIAVGSTTSIPFSNTEPGNYTIQFNTFNYEASPFAKLLLNGKEMELVENDVYAVKLSLKQNDILTFEGVPAYDEWWIDPDFFEKQEDGTLKFLPIDGSYQITANGKRQYFSVIALKDGEAAKLQDDGTGAIWAIGNGIGKPSVSLYEVGWTPENGLCMPQLAAKKYQLTFTAGVTMKTSDIDFKFFHINKWDNGEFKGDAISTTSDLVEITESGNLKLQEGQKFERGGVYKFTVDVTKGNTKAVLTVEKVGQVDLPRPDITINGMKLEEGSSDMYQLQMSLTQNQTLEIGGIEDLNDWYVDPDYLVKTGDNHLKFLPVAGSYRVMVNATRKYFAVVRMNGNSEAGLDADGHGAVWLLGYGMGSPSIKDEFNWDFSTAYCVAEISPKVYQFTGKTGAEGSTAIGERIRYDYISVKYLGGKSWDQQFHQKNLQMDQATRNLFNVDEENLVLASPLEQGVTYVFTLDFTQGIDKGILSVVKK from the coding sequence ATGAAAAAAAGTATCTATATAACATTGGCATTGGCGGGAATCTTATCCATGAATTCCTGTAATGATGACGAGTTCCTTCCCGGTAATCCGAGTATGGAGATCAAGGCGGAGAATGCGGATGCCCTTTTCGGCGACAGCCTTCCGTTTACGATCAAGGCTTCGGATGTAGACGTTCCTCTTTCTACTTTGAAAGCGCAGCTTTTCTATGGAGAAGAACAGGTATCTGAAACGGTGATCCGAACAAAGACAAGTGGAAGCGACTATACTGGAAAGATTTATATTCCTTATTATGCTAATATTCCTAACGGAAAGGCGACATTGAAGTATATCCTTCAGAATATTCACTTTACTACGACGGAACAGGAAACGGAACTTACGTTGGCACGCCCGGACTTTCCTTATCTGACCTTGGTAGATGAAGAAGGACAGGAGTACCGGATGGACAGGCAATCGATGTATCATTATAGCGTATCGGGAGACTTTTCGCAGAAGATGAAAGCGTATATCAAAACTCCGAAAGTAGGGGAGCACGGCAACGAGCTAACTTTTGGCTGGGAAGACAATACGATTGCAGTAGGCTCTACTACGTCTATCCCGTTCTCCAATACAGAGCCGGGCAATTATACGATTCAGTTTAATACTTTCAACTATGAAGCGAGTCCGTTTGCCAAATTATTGCTGAATGGAAAAGAAATGGAATTGGTAGAAAACGATGTATATGCTGTTAAACTGTCGTTAAAGCAGAATGACATTCTGACGTTCGAAGGAGTGCCTGCTTATGATGAATGGTGGATTGATCCGGACTTCTTTGAAAAGCAGGAGGATGGAACACTGAAGTTCCTGCCGATTGACGGAAGCTATCAGATTACAGCAAACGGTAAGAGACAGTACTTCTCTGTCATAGCTTTAAAAGACGGTGAAGCAGCTAAATTGCAGGATGACGGAACAGGAGCTATCTGGGCTATCGGAAATGGAATTGGCAAGCCGTCGGTATCTTTGTACGAAGTGGGATGGACGCCGGAGAATGGTTTGTGTATGCCGCAACTTGCGGCAAAGAAGTATCAGCTTACGTTTACTGCCGGTGTGACTATGAAAACAAGTGATATTGACTTTAAATTCTTCCACATAAACAAGTGGGATAATGGTGAATTTAAGGGAGATGCCATCTCTACTACAAGCGATCTTGTTGAAATAACAGAGTCGGGTAACTTGAAGTTGCAGGAAGGTCAGAAATTTGAGAGAGGCGGTGTTTATAAGTTTACGGTAGATGTAACGAAAGGTAATACCAAAGCAGTACTGACTGTAGAGAAAGTAGGACAGGTAGACTTGCCGCGACCGGACATTACAATCAATGGAATGAAGCTGGAAGAAGGCAGTTCCGATATGTATCAATTGCAGATGTCTTTGACGCAGAACCAGACACTCGAAATAGGTGGCATCGAAGATCTAAATGATTGGTATGTTGATCCGGATTATCTGGTGAAGACCGGAGATAATCACTTGAAGTTCTTGCCGGTTGCCGGTAGCTATAGGGTGATGGTAAATGCTACACGCAAATACTTTGCAGTAGTACGTATGAATGGCAATAGTGAAGCCGGACTGGATGCTGACGGGCATGGTGCCGTATGGTTGTTGGGCTATGGTATGGGCTCTCCGTCTATTAAGGACGAATTTAACTGGGACTTTTCGACTGCTTATTGTGTGGCGGAAATCAGTCCGAAAGTTTATCAGTTTACTGGGAAGACTGGTGCTGAAGGCAGTACGGCTATTGGTGAACGCATACGATACGATTATATCAGTGTTAAATATCTGGGTGGAAAGTCTTGGGATCAGCAATTTCATCAAAAGAACCTGCAAATGGATCAGGCTACCCGGAACTTATTCAATGTTGATGAGGAAAATCTTGTATTGGCCTCTCCGTTGGAACAGGGAGTTACTTATGTGTTTACGTTAGATTTCACTCAGGGGATAGATAAAGGAATTCTTTCTGTTGTGAAGAAGTAA